The genomic segment tttagccAGGGTTACATGATGGAACAACATGATTTGGCGAAATGTTTACTCTCTGTTGGAGATAACTCTATCGGTGCACTACTAGATATAGAGTTATCTTACACTGGTCTTTCAAAAAAAGTTATCTCTAACACTCTCCAGTAAATGTCAGTTAACTAAAAATATCAGAATTCTCTGCATACACCGATTCTGCTTACAGCACTCTATATTTTGATCAACGCTTGTTTTTCCGATATTCCGTACACCCGTCGAAAAATTTCAGAGGACTCGTTCCTCTTATCCGTCCAGTAACGCACTGAGCAGGTGCACAACGAACAAGCTGAAACAAAGAAATACCCTTCAGCTCCATTTCAAAACACCACGAGGGACATAACCAAAACAATtttgagaaataaaaagagccatgaaaagaagcaaaaagaagaaacatcaaTGATTACAAACACTATGTGgcaatttaatttaattaactaaGGGAAACTCTATCTAGCACTCCCATTGTGCTCCTTGCTAGGAGCAGCCAGCGAGGCCATGGCGAGCTCAAACTGCTCAAGGGTAGTGAggttggagagggagagaagctCCCTCGCCCCCTCCAGCCCCCTCAGGCTCGACATATTGGTGGACCCATCCAGACCGATGTGCGTCACGTGCTGCACATCAGTGGGGAGCCCGATCTCGATACCCATGTCCAtgtcctcgtcctcatcgtcgtcgtcctctTTGTATATCTCGAAAATGTGGGAGAGGCttttgaagctcttgatgatCTTCCTGATCCCCGCGAGGAAGTCCCGCTGGCGCCTcgcctcctgttgttgctcctGCTCAGCGTTTCTTGCATCCTCAATTGCCGCTTCCTCATCTATCCAGAAATAAAAGGGTGGAGCCAATATAACCAATGAAAAGATACAAAGCTTATTGACTAGTACCAACTAATAGACATTCTTTTACTCGGCGTGAACACA from the Phragmites australis chromosome 19, lpPhrAust1.1, whole genome shotgun sequence genome contains:
- the LOC133900683 gene encoding uncharacterized protein LOC133900683, whose product is MITNSYPQLPPLTFASIHPYNHHNHLHSLTAFPCTPHLHLCCSYFSLSLYITLGATELRHSQPEHSLLLESPSASMTPISEQQPKELEAQAATSQHDAPIRNEEAAIEDARNAEQEQQQEARRQRDFLAGIRKIIKSFKSLSHIFEIYKEDDDDEDEDMDMGIEIGLPTDVQHVTHIGLDGSTNMSSLRGLEGARELLSLSNLTTLEQFELAMASLAAPSKEHNGSAR